Genomic window (Lycium barbarum isolate Lr01 chromosome 2, ASM1917538v2, whole genome shotgun sequence):
AGTTTTTTCCCCAATGATGGGTTCTTGTTTAAGTATAAAAAATCACAACATTATTTCATATTATTCATGTATATGGAGGGAATGATGATCACCTGAAGGATATTGCTAAAACTTGTTTCATCTAACATGACAAAGTCGATGCTTGCAGTTGTACAATAATCAAAATGCATCGAGAATATCCTCTCACAGGTTTCTTCGATGAGTTTACACGAGGGTACAGATGATATCACTTGAAGAATTGGGCATACTGAGTCCTGCAACAAAGATCAACAGTTAGTGTTACAGATCACGACCCAAAGACTTTGCCAAAAGTGTCTTCTTCCACGTCCAATAAACTTGGCATAATAGAAAAAGTTCTTGAACCTTCTTCCAATAGGAGAACTCCATCCCTGCATATAATGTATAGATGAAAGGTATTAATATTAATATATCTCATTTTCATAAAACGGCTCTGCTCACGCTCACTACTCCGAACTGCATCACTTCTCCATTCTTTTAATTGTAGTCCGACATTTAGCACTTTCAACAAGCATACGACAGATACAGGTTTTGaaaccaaaagaaagaaaaagaaaaaaaagggagaatCACAAGATTACCTCTGAGAGGCACTCCAGAAGTATTTTGCAGCACTCCTGATGAAGAAGTGTTACCCCGAACTCATCTGCTAGTAAAAGTAGCTGAAGTAACAAGGTATTAATTCCCTCAGTAGCTTCTTTATTAAGTTCTCCGCTATACATGAATTCTACCATAATCTTGAATGCTTCAAGAGGAACATCTTTTAAGCAGACCATTGAAGAAACACTCTCCCTCATTCCATTTGTAAACATCTGCCAATTCGAAATTTTGCTCAGTATTCTAAAAGCCATGTGCAGAAGATAAACATTAAACAACTTAAATAACACTACTAAAATTTTTGCTTCAAACAGAGTTGCATAGATGCAAGAAATAAAATAGACTTACTCCCACAGCCATTAGTTTTTAAGTCCATTCTGTTAGTTGGACCAAAGGTGCTCCACTTTAGCAAACTTAAGGGACTAAAGATGCTCAGGATTATATTTAAAAGACCCCAAATAGACTTACCCCCATAGATAAGGGACCATTTTGGCTAAAAATTCAAGTTATTAACAATGTTATTTACCTTTGTGAAAGGAGTACTCCATGACCCAAGGATCACTTTATGTGACCGCAAAACAATATCATGAACTCCAACATAAATGTCTATATCACTGTACTCTCCAGTCAAGAGGAACCGTTCAAGCCTTTCTTTATCAATGGGCAACCCGTACGGAAAACTTTTGCTACATTGGAGCCAGCTCGGATAAGATATGTCTACAGGCTTAGCTGAGTCAACGAGTTGCTTATTAGACATAATTCGTTCAAGGATCTCTTCACATTGCATCACCAACGACATCACTTTGTATTCTAAGCTCAAAGACTTCAATgagcagagatcagactccaaaATCTACAATGTTCAAATATAGCAGCGGATCAGCAACTATAAGATAAATATTCGTGTAAACTAACGCATACAATACTACTTTGGAAAAATATCTAATACTCACACATCTATACCTATTTCAGTGGAATGCATTATGTTTGATATTTGATACACACTTGGTAGGTTTGATTTCAGATTTGGCTGAAGTTGAAAGTCTTAGAAAACTTTAGACAATAGAAAGAGGTAcaaagtaaaaagaaaaattagTCTATACACAAAAGTCACAACGAGCAAATTTGAAAATGAGTTCATGGTAAAGACTGATAAATAAGTTTTGATTCTTCCATCTGAAACATTTGATTTAATTCCTTATTTGAATGGTAAAAGATCTTTTTTCTTCTGTTTTCTTTAGTTCCTGAAATTCAACAAAGCACTCCCTCCGGTCCATTTTAATTGTCATGTTTGCCTTTTGCACGcctcttaagaaaatattaattaaaatagcaaTTTGACTAAGCTACCCTTATTTATTCTTTGATCTCAATTAATACTAGTCTTCTTTTCACCATATAGTCTCTCtccacatttattagagtaaggataaGGTGGAAGAAAATCATCAATTCtatcttgattttctaaaatgacaaatattttgaaccaaTTATTTAGTAACCACGACAACTAAAATGGACCGGAAGGAGTAATAAGCAATAAGTATGTTATGCAAAGTTTAGCAGACAATATAATGGAAGGATAATAATTTGAAGTCGCGCGAAATTTAGGACTCACCTGAGCATGTCCGGTGTAGATGTACTGAAGAAGTGCGTGAAGAACGGAATAACTTATGTTTGGCAAGGGAACAACTTCTTCAACTGATGAACTAAGACCAAAATCTCCACATGCTTCTAAAATTAGCTTATGAGCTGGAACAACCCTTTCTTCCTTTCCAACAACGAAGAACATATCCGATAACTCCCAATTCTCAAGAAACTTCCCGAGACCCCAACTTTCATAGTTAATTTCATCTTCAAACTCTTGTTCTAAATCATCCTCGCCTAAATCATGCTCAACATAATCCACATGTTTCCACAAAGATAAATGATTTGGTGTGACAGGGAGTACATTAACATTCCTGTACCCTACATGTTTATCCCAACTGCTAAGACCAACGTACTGAACGGTGCAATTGGGATTTGAATCAAGCCATTGAAAGCAAAGATTCTGAAAAGGATACCTTCCTTTACCAATGCTAATTAATCCATCATAGATACTAATCCAATAGCTTTGAAATGCTGAAGAACAACAAAGACCAACACTGGAAGCGTCCACCACCGTTTTCCCATCAACCTCGATTTTAAATCTCTTATTCCTATGACTACCGATGATTACAGTATAGTGTGGACAGTTATCCCTTTTGTAGTGATAATGCTGACTCCCTACCTGCTCCCGGAAAACGAGAGTCACATCGTTATGTGCGAAAGCATCGAAAGCTACACAACCCCTTCCTGCTTCTCTAAATCTCAGATCATTAGGCCAAGCACACTCGAAAGGCGCCACGGTAAGAAACTTTTTCTGCTTCTTCTCCATCATTTCTCCAGGAGGAAACAATTCTTGTTTACTCACTTCACAATAATGCTGTAAGTGAACCATATTTTTAGCCAGAAAATCAATATTCAATATGAGAAAAGATTGAAGAAAAATTTGCTATATATATAGTTCCTGACAGATAGTAACAAAAAAGATCCAAAAAAACAACTTGCCAAATAGACTGTCCTTGATAACAACTTCTAATGTGATCCAGGAAGGGCTTTGACATTTGACAGCaagataaaaagaaaaggaaaaagatgtCCTTGATAGCAATTTCTAAAGATATCAGGTGCAACTTCTAAAATCTCAAAATCTACACAGAAAAATAATGAGATAATTGAAATGGTCACCATCTGAAAGTAACCCAGAAATCTCTAGACACCATACAATCAATCAAGCAAAAATAAATATCAACCTCCAACTTGCTCTCAATTTGCAGcacatttttttaataaaaataaaggTCAAATCCAATATCCAGCAAATGGGTATTCCTAAAAACTTATAAAAATCTGATCTTTGATGAAAATTATccacaaaaattcaaaaatagTAGAAAATCACCAATATCCAGCAAAAGGGTATGTccaaaaatggataaaaatctGATCTTTGCAGAATTTTCCTAAAATTTCAAGAATAGAAGAAAATCACTAAAACTAAGCATCATTCTATATATAAACAAAATTCAAAATCCAGCAAAATTGTATGTCCAAAAATTGAAAAATCTGATCTTTGCAGAAATTTTCTCAAAATTTCAAGAATAATACTTATAGAAATTGCATGGTGGGGTTGAATTTTATCACCTCATAATATGTTGATACGGAGCTATCTCTATCAGTAGATCGAAGTAAACAACTCGCCCATGTATGTAACAATTATATACACAGACAAAGAAACAAAACCAAAAAAGATGAGTTGGAATAGAGTTTATTATTGGATATTTGGATAGTGACAGAGCACAAAGAACCAGTATGAGCCCATTTGGATGGGCAATTCGcgcgaatgcccttcaaatgcgttggtctttaatttttgcccccgcaatgggtctttaatatttgcccttctaagctaaaaaataataagaaaagacgTCCTATTCATCACATATAAAAACTTAAAAGTCTGTAACGAACCTCAAACATTCAATTAAACCTATCCATCATTCTaacaacaaacctttcaatcgtttcatcgttccaacatttcaccagagaaatctccattgattttgctgctacaacgtcggaaaagataaatacataatatatagcgtttcaattaaacgtaattcaactcaatttgatgctttattaaatttagatttgttaatatttgaaaataacaacaaatcatcttctatgaactaaacaactgatattcagttgagattcaacattgcgaatcataattttactcaacaacatagaattgatcaaatttattgctttgttctgattttgattagtttatacgttccatttgattagtatacaatgctcaatgacttagacttgaaattatagtaacttcagttgacaaaaaataatcaggcaaagttctgaacaagtatgccggaggaggcagaagttcaccttGCAAAAGAATAAAGTATGCCGCTAgaatcaaactttcattttcataagcaaaacatcaagtatacaagtgttaagaactagaaaagtatgccagaggaggcagaagtttactttacaaatgaacaaagtatgctgttagaggcaacttttattttcatgagcaaaacaaaaatttacgcaagtgttaagaactagaaaaatatgccggaggaggcagaagtttactttacaaaagaacaaagtatgctgttagaggcaactttcattttcataaacaaaataaaaaagtacacaagtgttaagaattagacaagtctgccggaagaggcagaagttcactttataAAAGAACGaattatgctgttagaggcaaactttcattttcataagcaaaacatcaagtatacaagtgttaagaactagaaaagtatgccggatgaggcagaagtttactttacaaaagaacaaagtatgctgttagaggcaactttcattttcataagcaaaataaaaaagtacacaagtgttaagaattagacaagtctgccggagggggaagaagttcacgttacaaaagaacaaagtatgttgttagtgacaaacttttattttcatgagcaaaacaaaaatttacgcaagtgttaagaactagaaaagtatgccggaggaggcagaagttcactttacaaaagaataaagtatgctgttagaggcaactttcattttcataagcaaaataaaaacattattaacaaaacaacaccaaaaacacataagattgcataaaaaccaaaattattaacaagacaacaccaaaaaatcaagcacacataaattaacttaattcatgaagttatgccggaacaagcataactttatgccggaaccggcataacttcagtttacaaaattacaaagtatgccgtgagaggcaaactttcatttttcataaccaaaacaaaacattattaacaaaacaccaaaaacacataagattgcataaaaatcaaaattattaacaacacaccaccaaaaaaccaagcacacataaattaacttaattcatgaagttatgccggaacaagcataactttatgccggaacaagcataactttatgccggaaccggcataacttcagtttcaaaaaccaagaactctgccggacccgacatatgttgtcaaaaaactttcattaaacaggTGGCAaagacaaaatttaaagaagacataaatgaggggcaaaatataaagaccagcccaaaagaagggcactccgcgcaaaaaattgcatttggattagcttataagttgcttataaggcgttttcagtttttttttagtgtttagctggccagcttaaaattagtttgtgcataaaataagcctaaaaataTAATTGAGCCCGACTTAGCTTagctaaaacagcttataagttgaaaataacttataagccaaaaaagaAATTAACttacctcaacttatttttttttaatttataagttaattttaacttataagctgcttattttaagctcATTCAAACACGATAGTCTTTGGATATTTTTAGGAGATGGGAATTGATTCTTTTGGTGGGAAAAATTCATGGCTATTAGCTAATTTGAGAGAAGAATAAAATACGTGGCATTGTACGGTGGTTCATGAGCTAAGACATTGAGAATAACAGTATAGATTTTCTATATTAGTTGTCTTTATCATCCACGTCAAGCTGAAGTGGCTCTGGACAGCTCACTAGATGTTTCCTTTCATCACGTCATCTTCAACTAAAATGTGCATAAACAGGCAGTTTGATAGCTAGTTAGAGTTatgtgtgttgacacccaattttgtccctcctttagttaattctattcattcggacgtctaaatttattgacgagctagatactttatttttcactgctatttatattcgctactttttaacattacaagtattaatttatcacaaattttaaatgttcatcgtcatttcactttcgggttttagaatcgttaaattaattacaagacaacactttgtaaatccttactttctatatactgttgacacctaattttgtcccgcatctcctccgaaatacctatttatacttctggtatttcgagaaattaaaaaatatgcatttaagttttactataattattagtcttttattaacacccacgttttatttattcttctgcagtttattattatcattattattattattgttattattattattattattattattattattcttaaattatcatttattactaattgtcatttattattatcattcttgttatttccattattattattattattattattattattattattattattaattactaatcattattatcagcgttattttttgttatcaattatttatcatcattatcatcgttattttattattaattattatcattattttatcaataattgttatttatcgttattattttttatttattaatttctatcatctttattattaattattattaattattatcattttttattatcaatgtttgttatttaccattattattatatctactattatttttttatcaccattatcatcaacattatcattattaccattatcattgttatttatcagtattactaccgctatttatttgctactattattcagtattattgaaatttgcatttctcaacgtttctaccaacttccgcacacacatcacatttatttcgcacatttaaatgatagcgtttgttattaaatattattgcacggtcatttgcgacatcatataatttttacccgggtctttttataattacatatttccgtattaggtgatattctggcacccttagtacatcgttaatcaaaatgtgtctcttattcaaatttagaagccaaactatttcttgcactcagtccgtattttgacttaccggaccccaaatcaaagtccgattaattcctaatattttggactagaccatatttttatctcaattttttagatcagtccatgtttaatttactggtccattcttttaaatacccagtctaaaatttgacccggtccacaaatggaccgggtccaattcattttcagcaaaagtaagggaaaccctttttagggtttcccctctcATTTCCGCCTCTTTCTTTTCCCTCCTTCTTTCCGCCTCCCACTCTCCTTTCCCATCTCACTCCGCTCCCTTCCACTCGCCGCTCCCACTCACCCCCTTTCCCTCTTTCTTCTCCGCTACCCACTCACCCCTGTCCCCCACTTGTCTCTCTTTCCCGctcctcctccttttttttttttcagtacaAAAACAAACGAAAACAAAACCTATAAAGGAGGAGAACAACGAGGGgaagaaagaaaaagggaaatcAACGAAAAAGAGACAGAAAGAAAGGAGGGGATCAAAAATCAGACGGATTTTTGGGGAGAAGGAGACGGAGCCCgcaatcaatttaaaaaaaaaaggggattgAACTCAATTTGAAACTTTTATGTGTTTGGAGTTCTGTTTTAGCCGCTTACAtccctcagaaaaaaaaaaaagcattgaTATCCTTGAGCCTTAACACTTTCGGGTAGCGATTCAAGATAGCAACTCATTTTGTTCCCTTTCTCCCCTGCTACCAATTTGAATTCAAGCATAAACGAGTTCGAGTTCGAGTTCGTcgcgttcgagtgtagattcgaagCCTCGACATCACGTTCACTGCACATAAAAAAGCCCAACATAATTTCTCTCGAGTCAGCCTTATACAGAATAACCCGCAGCAGCAATACAAAGAAattaaatgggccagatccatttaacattttcctctcttccttattcttattgttatgtattttatttgctttgtataacTAACATTTGTGTTTGtcaattaagataaactttagtaacattagaGATTTTAATTTAGTtgtgggtagttaattcaaagagaaGACTAACAATTAAGCTTCATTAGTTTATATCGAAATTATCTATTATCCacaatatttatctttttttagaataattgattttcaaagtatcatgactatatattttttgACTAAAGGAACCATAAATTatacttactattttagaagCTTTAAAACGCCCCAAGTTTTACACTAACTTAGCTTATTCTAAAAATAAAAggcaaattagtttcaacggataactttcccactttaattcctttctaacacttgaaatacataattGTTTGAAATAATTTtagcacaatatatatatatatatatatatatatatatatatatatatatatatatatatatatatatatatatatatatatattaaactacTAGTCTTCATATGAAGCCTTTAATATTTATTCCACATTAATCTTATAATAACTCTTtgaatttgtgagtcggcatagaTCACTTTTCGTcgaatacatataaacattacatattctgtttcttttagtttattttaactaaactctttaaacaaattattgtgttttctacaagtattattttaaataatacTATTACACTTCCATTTAAAatttcaacaacatttataagttgtattttaaaataacataatgagtattcttttatacaaattattatttataagttctatttttaTAAATAGCATGTTTACATgcttatctataactttagccatacttacaaagctactttcttttctataatactatatttacacctagcctaattaattttaagtccggtcggttaaccattgttaatgggtcttaaagggtgcctaataccttccctttagactaattgaacccttatctagaatcttaaatttcgcagaccttaaacagagctaactttaaacataactttaataaatttaggtgtcctaattcaccataaataattaggtggcgactccttaactcaacaacaaacaaaaaataggaatctccaatacgtcatacttctaaattttaactctccggggttaaaatggggtgtgacagcttggcgactctgctggggaatcacttaggttctaaccataacggacttagtttaaataggttttgtgtgcttattttaattactttatttgtttgttaactgtttttacatgctattaattgtttgcttgatataaactgtttgtttgatataaactatttatgtgttactgctttgataaactgtcattccgttcatatttcttccactcctggaaaactcacacatattcacacactcaaaacggcttcgcggttcgcgcccgttcactactaaatttcccctttagttggattgatcttgtggatttagtcgatcagcggtgcagtcgacggccacggactttccactcccaagttgtccgcttgggagaaccttgtgtcataggaagccaactcttagtcagcctaagatagagctaaaccaacaccctttattaagagcatacatttcatgacctaggaggtttaatactcttggtgtattaaatccattagatgactttacccaaacgtccaagcgggttcacgaccccaagtgacaccaatcatactttatgtgcatgtttgaaggataactgtgcctaaatattgactatttgctttaattaattaaactttaggagggaaggatgattaacgtttctatgacaggtatggatttgcattggagtacaacaaatgatgAAGATCAAGGACATCAAAAATAGAAACTAGAAGTTAGGCAcagaaattttatttactttacttagattaggaaacacttcttgttgtattcatttgatatgtaataaatgTTACACAattttttgtactttattttggggaaatagaatccgtttaattaatcaaagcaacaggatgacatattatgacacactttacccttcaaacaaacgttaggcctacctctggcacaaagaggtcacatgcatattaggacgcgttatttttttttttttttttttttttttttttatataatcgtttacatctgtttgacaacttgtttgactctctttgataaattatttgctacatgccttacttgactttacgtgatcatgactttacctagatatgttcgtgagactaacatcgtttatactgtatgtttcttttatcttattcccaaaaagagagttgattcgtgttgacactcgatggccgaccacccttacatcacaaggtcaaagacatcatcgttacctcaacgcagctgggttgttcaaggaaaggcaAATATTACGTCTGATCCAGCCACACCTATCTCAACTGGTCCGGAAAACATCATGGTTTCTAATGATCCCCCTGAGACTTCTGAACATAGCACTACTatccaacgggatgaacatatcgcccgcctaactcaagagattgaggatctacgcagagaactgaatcgggttagaaacatgaccaactcatctgtcacactccaaagtccgcctcctgaacctaggaatgtcgcaccaaacccgcctcgttttccatcacttgaatctccagcccctgaacattttcctccgcAAAACACTGTACCTACccacaacaacttacctccaaccTACGCTACCCATGCTACTCCTGATCCACCACCCAACTCACCAAACCAATCACTaggtcatactccttacattcctttacccatcaacactaacccaccacctacaattactcctctaaaACAAGCCATTACATACTCTGACCATCCACAACAGCCTTTCTATCCTTACCACTACGCCAA
Coding sequences:
- the LOC132628201 gene encoding BTB/POZ domain-containing protein At2g30600 isoform X1, giving the protein MVHLQHYCEVSKQELFPPGEMMEKKQKKFLTVAPFECAWPNDLRFREAGRGCVAFDAFAHNDVTLVFREQVGSQHYHYKRDNCPHYTVIIGSHRNKRFKIEVDGKTVVDASSVGLCCSSAFQSYWISIYDGLISIGKGRYPFQNLCFQWLDSNPNCTVQYVGLSSWDKHVGYRNVNVLPVTPNHLSLWKHVDYVEHDLGEDDLEQEFEDEINYESWGLGKFLENWELSDMFFVVGKEERVVPAHKLILEACGDFGLSSSVEEVVPLPNISYSVLHALLQYIYTGHAQILESDLCSLKSLSLEYKVMSLVMQCEEILERIMSNKQLVDSAKPVDISYPSWLQCSKSFPYGLPIDKERLERFLLTGEYSDIDIYVGVHDIVLRSHKVILGSWSTPFTKMFTNGMRESVSSMVCLKDVPLEAFKIMVEFMYSGELNKEATEGINTLLLQLLLLADEFGVTLLHQECCKILLECLSEDSVCPILQVISSVPSCKLIEETCERIFSMHFDYCTTASIDFVMLDETSFSNILQHTDLTVTSEERVLNAILLWCLQARELYGWETVNELMVNSIPEMLFGERLTSLNKYLHLVRFPLLPLDLLKKFEESSLSQQIPTFDHMVKEAIRFLEFGFTDFQGSQRFQHRKSSFKERLYICDGDSNGVLYFAGTSYGKHQWVNPVLSKRVTITASSPISRCTDPKVLVSRNFQGTSLAGPQMEGGRNTSWWLVDIGPDHQLMCNYYTLRQDGSRSFIRCWNFQGSLDGKSWTNLRVHENDQTICKPGQFASWPITGPNALLPFRFFRVLMTAPTTDDTNPWNCCICFLELYGYFR
- the LOC132628201 gene encoding BTB/POZ domain-containing protein At2g30600 isoform X2 encodes the protein MMEKKQKKFLTVAPFECAWPNDLRFREAGRGCVAFDAFAHNDVTLVFREQVGSQHYHYKRDNCPHYTVIIGSHRNKRFKIEVDGKTVVDASSVGLCCSSAFQSYWISIYDGLISIGKGRYPFQNLCFQWLDSNPNCTVQYVGLSSWDKHVGYRNVNVLPVTPNHLSLWKHVDYVEHDLGEDDLEQEFEDEINYESWGLGKFLENWELSDMFFVVGKEERVVPAHKLILEACGDFGLSSSVEEVVPLPNISYSVLHALLQYIYTGHAQILESDLCSLKSLSLEYKVMSLVMQCEEILERIMSNKQLVDSAKPVDISYPSWLQCSKSFPYGLPIDKERLERFLLTGEYSDIDIYVGVHDIVLRSHKVILGSWSTPFTKMFTNGMRESVSSMVCLKDVPLEAFKIMVEFMYSGELNKEATEGINTLLLQLLLLADEFGVTLLHQECCKILLECLSEDSVCPILQVISSVPSCKLIEETCERIFSMHFDYCTTASIDFVMLDETSFSNILQHTDLTVTSEERVLNAILLWCLQARELYGWETVNELMVNSIPEMLFGERLTSLNKYLHLVRFPLLPLDLLKKFEESSLSQQIPTFDHMVKEAIRFLEFGFTDFQGSQRFQHRKSSFKERLYICDGDSNGVLYFAGTSYGKHQWVNPVLSKRVTITASSPISRCTDPKVLVSRNFQGTSLAGPQMEGGRNTSWWLVDIGPDHQLMCNYYTLRQDGSRSFIRCWNFQGSLDGKSWTNLRVHENDQTICKPGQFASWPITGPNALLPFRFFRVLMTAPTTDDTNPWNCCICFLELYGYFR